A stretch of Methylogaea oryzae DNA encodes these proteins:
- a CDS encoding tetratricopeptide repeat protein has translation MAAFRAGRFEAALKEFEPLAAGGDALAQLHLGMMYEQGSGVPRDSALAVSWFRRAAERGNAAAQRNLGVMYATGRGVRQDYAQALEWYRKAAEQGHAAAQFNVGALYAKGSGVPQDYAQALAWYRRSADQGYAAAQSAIGKLYAEGLGVPQDYGQALAWYRKAAEQNDAGAQNNLGVFFAGGFSVPQDYAQAAAWYKKAADQGQADALYNLATLYAQGQGVPKDSQQAMALYRRAAEKGQVAALALLVAPKNDQPPAGGVAAAPPAAPPPPAPAAKAPEEAPRPPEPVKEAAEAPAQEEERAEPPSLLGKWICAGTAALGDGTRSRAIEDSFEFVDDDHVIVSSNEVSGTYALRGSRFTLKLPAVAVAAEGRLDFVDADTFHQVTDAPSKDGRVVHRDYRCTRD, from the coding sequence ATGGCGGCTTTTCGCGCCGGCAGGTTCGAGGCGGCGTTGAAGGAGTTCGAGCCTTTGGCCGCCGGGGGCGATGCCTTGGCGCAGCTGCACTTGGGGATGATGTACGAGCAGGGCAGCGGCGTGCCGCGGGATTCGGCGCTGGCGGTGTCTTGGTTCCGTCGGGCGGCGGAGCGGGGCAATGCGGCCGCCCAGCGCAATCTCGGCGTGATGTATGCCACCGGCCGCGGCGTGCGGCAGGATTATGCCCAGGCGCTGGAGTGGTATCGCAAAGCGGCTGAGCAAGGGCACGCGGCGGCGCAATTCAACGTCGGCGCCCTCTATGCGAAGGGCAGCGGCGTGCCGCAGGACTATGCCCAGGCGCTGGCGTGGTATCGGCGCTCGGCCGATCAGGGCTATGCGGCGGCGCAATCCGCCATCGGCAAGCTGTATGCGGAGGGGTTGGGCGTGCCGCAGGACTATGGGCAGGCCCTGGCTTGGTACCGGAAGGCGGCCGAGCAGAACGACGCGGGCGCGCAGAACAACCTCGGGGTGTTCTTTGCCGGCGGGTTTTCCGTTCCCCAGGATTACGCCCAGGCGGCGGCTTGGTACAAAAAAGCCGCCGATCAAGGCCAGGCCGACGCGTTGTACAACCTCGCCACGCTGTATGCCCAGGGGCAGGGCGTGCCGAAGGACAGCCAGCAAGCCATGGCGCTGTATCGGCGGGCGGCGGAGAAAGGCCAGGTGGCGGCGTTGGCGCTGCTGGTCGCTCCGAAAAACGACCAGCCGCCGGCTGGGGGCGTCGCCGCCGCTCCGCCGGCTGCGCCTCCCCCGCCCGCGCCGGCGGCCAAAGCCCCCGAAGAGGCGCCGCGGCCGCCGGAGCCGGTGAAGGAGGCCGCCGAGGCGCCCGCGCAAGAGGAAGAGCGCGCCGAACCGCCTTCGCTGCTCGGCAAGTGGATTTGCGCGGGAACCGCCGCTTTGGGCGACGGCACGCGCAGCCGTGCCATCGAGGACAGTTTCGAATTTGTCGATGACGATCACGTCATCGTTTCCTCCAACGAGGTGAGCGGCACTTACGCCCTACGGGGGAGCCGCTTTACGCTGAAGTTGCCGGCCGTGGCGGTCGCCGCGGAGGGGCGCCTGGATTTCGTCGATGCGGACACGTTCCATCAGGTGACCGACGCGCCCAGCAAGGATGGGCGCGTGGTGCATCGGGACTATCGCTGCACCCGCGACTAA
- the rdgB gene encoding RdgB/HAM1 family non-canonical purine NTP pyrophosphatase, producing the protein MERIVLASGNRGKIREIQAILGEGRYTVLPQSDFATPEAEETGLTFVENAILKARNAAHHSGLPAMADDSGLAVDWLDGAPGVYSARYAGIGASDQANLEKLLEAMQDVPDEQRGARFICAMVFLRHAADPCPLVALGQWEGRILREARGDNGFGYDPVFWVPEQGRASAELPPDVKNRLSHRGQAVRALCAQLERAFNGTEPR; encoded by the coding sequence ATGGAACGCATCGTCCTCGCCAGCGGCAACCGGGGCAAAATCCGCGAGATCCAAGCGATCCTGGGCGAGGGCCGCTACACCGTGCTGCCGCAATCCGACTTCGCCACGCCGGAAGCGGAAGAAACCGGCCTCACCTTCGTGGAGAACGCCATCCTCAAGGCGCGCAACGCCGCCCACCACAGCGGCCTGCCGGCCATGGCCGACGACTCCGGCCTGGCGGTGGACTGGCTGGACGGCGCGCCCGGCGTCTATTCGGCCCGTTACGCCGGCATCGGCGCCAGCGACCAAGCCAACCTGGAAAAGCTGCTGGAAGCCATGCAGGACGTGCCCGACGAGCAACGCGGCGCGCGCTTCATCTGCGCCATGGTGTTCCTGCGCCACGCCGCCGACCCCTGCCCCCTCGTCGCCCTGGGCCAATGGGAAGGCCGGATTTTACGGGAAGCCCGGGGCGACAACGGCTTCGGCTACGACCCCGTTTTCTGGGTGCCGGAGCAAGGCCGCGCCTCCGCGGAACTGCCGCCGGACGTCAAAAACCGCCTGAGCCATCGGGGACAAGCGGTGCGGGCGTTATGCGCCCAGCTGGAACGAGCCTTCAACGGGACGGAACCGCGCTAA
- a CDS encoding bifunctional diguanylate cyclase/phosphodiesterase: MTSPVPPSPPQADSPAPSSEHSAREPASPAAWTNAAFALLLLGLAASAFFSHLSSNAQQDAAQRDLEEVGAERAEMLNMRLLRAVDGLRAVGALLTVGDSVGRDQFQGYGREMLQWLPELDRLQWQPLVPLNERASFEAKARQDGIAEFQFVEAGPTAGFERARERTAHLPVYYEVTRTAQDSALGFDVASNPAQMEYKWLAADTGQATTFIPYHFSTQKGDAAATNNGRVILSLPIYRNPHLQTPAERRRQLRGFVAADLRLDDLVQGVIAGLPEQGVDVLFYLHTHQHDELIYHRLAKNSDIAVARNRGLDFVRTVDVAGRQWLLQLHPTPAYLEDRRSRQPEVVLAVGVLLSCAFAGHLYNTQLQRRRLEKANAKMLESQDRFNLFMDNSPGLAFVKDAQGRLIYINKAYAKGFGFTSPEQWQGKTDEDLWPKDAAQAFRDNDLAVLAGHKAQVMEERAVRKGRLETWLSVKFPFSDRHGNRYLGGIATNVTDRKQAEEKLRLSEQVFKTASEAIVITDANNTIIAVNPAFEHITGYSQDEVIGKNPKMLSSGRQPAAFYQRLWQSLQDAGYWQGEIWNRRKNGEFYVEWLSISVARDDAGGIGHYVAIFSDITERKQAEDRIQFLAHYDELTQLPNRNLTRDRIQQALLAADRGDTNMAVLFLDLDRFKFINDSLGHHVGDGLLQEVAKRVSGCLREVDTVGRLGGDEFLVVLPETDGDGAAHVAQKILDTLADSAMIDGHPLTISSSIGVAIYPLDGTDIVTLMKNADSAMYHAKQAGRGAYQFFNEEMNAAAHERLHLENGLRGALERGELELYYQPKVDIKQRRVVGCEALLRWNHPKLGIVSPVRFIPVAEECGLIVPIGDWALREACRQMLEFQRSSGQNLVVAVNVSALQFTQRNFVDSVRQALDETGLTPQCLELELTESALMKDTDGALDTLKALSDMGVRLAVDDFGTGYSSLSYLKRFPINCLKIDKGFVRDLETDVDDAAIVNAVINLAHSLRLTVVGEGVETEGQLQFLLERGCEEAQGFYFDQPLRAEAFQTVLRNTPPAATA, from the coding sequence ATGACAAGCCCGGTACCGCCCTCTCCGCCGCAGGCGGACTCGCCTGCGCCCTCCTCCGAACACAGCGCCCGGGAACCGGCATCGCCGGCGGCGTGGACCAATGCCGCCTTCGCCCTGCTCCTGCTGGGGTTGGCGGCATCCGCTTTTTTTTCCCACCTGTCCAGCAACGCGCAACAAGACGCGGCGCAGCGGGATTTGGAAGAAGTGGGGGCCGAGAGGGCCGAAATGCTGAACATGCGGCTGCTTCGGGCGGTCGACGGGCTGCGCGCAGTCGGCGCCTTGCTCACCGTCGGCGACTCGGTCGGCCGCGACCAATTCCAAGGCTATGGGCGCGAAATGCTGCAATGGCTGCCCGAGCTCGACCGTTTGCAGTGGCAGCCGCTGGTCCCCCTCAACGAACGGGCTTCCTTCGAAGCCAAAGCGCGGCAGGACGGGATAGCCGAATTCCAATTCGTCGAAGCCGGCCCCACCGCCGGCTTCGAGCGAGCGCGGGAACGCACGGCGCATTTGCCGGTTTACTACGAAGTCACCCGCACGGCGCAGGACAGCGCGCTGGGATTCGACGTGGCCTCTAACCCGGCGCAAATGGAATACAAATGGCTGGCGGCGGATACGGGCCAAGCGACCACGTTCATCCCCTACCATTTCAGCACGCAAAAGGGCGACGCGGCGGCAACCAATAACGGCAGGGTCATCTTGTCCCTGCCGATTTACCGGAACCCGCATTTGCAGACACCGGCGGAACGCCGTCGGCAATTGCGCGGCTTCGTCGCCGCCGACCTGCGCTTGGACGACCTGGTGCAAGGCGTCATCGCCGGGCTTCCGGAGCAAGGCGTCGATGTGCTGTTCTACCTCCACACCCATCAGCACGACGAGCTGATCTACCATCGCCTGGCGAAAAACAGCGACATCGCCGTTGCCCGCAATCGCGGACTGGATTTCGTCCGCACCGTCGACGTGGCCGGCCGCCAATGGCTGTTGCAGCTACACCCCACCCCCGCTTACCTGGAAGATCGGCGCAGCCGGCAACCGGAAGTGGTGCTGGCCGTCGGCGTACTGCTCAGTTGCGCCTTCGCCGGGCATCTCTACAACACCCAGCTGCAACGGCGGCGACTGGAAAAAGCCAACGCTAAAATGCTGGAGAGCCAGGACCGCTTCAACCTGTTCATGGACAACAGCCCCGGCCTGGCCTTCGTCAAGGATGCCCAAGGCCGGCTGATCTACATCAACAAGGCCTACGCCAAAGGCTTCGGCTTCACCTCGCCGGAACAATGGCAGGGCAAAACCGACGAGGATCTGTGGCCGAAGGACGCCGCCCAAGCGTTCCGCGACAACGACCTGGCGGTATTGGCGGGCCACAAGGCCCAGGTGATGGAAGAACGGGCCGTGCGCAAGGGCCGGCTGGAGACTTGGCTGTCGGTGAAGTTCCCTTTCAGCGACCGCCACGGCAACCGCTACCTGGGCGGCATCGCCACCAACGTCACCGACCGCAAGCAGGCGGAGGAAAAACTGCGCCTGTCCGAGCAGGTGTTCAAGACCGCCTCCGAAGCCATCGTCATCACCGACGCGAACAACACCATCATCGCCGTCAACCCGGCGTTCGAGCACATCACCGGCTACAGCCAGGACGAAGTGATCGGCAAAAACCCCAAGATGCTCAGTTCCGGCCGGCAGCCGGCGGCGTTCTACCAGCGCCTGTGGCAGAGCCTGCAGGACGCCGGCTACTGGCAGGGCGAAATCTGGAACCGCCGCAAAAACGGCGAGTTCTACGTGGAATGGCTGTCCATCAGCGTGGCGCGGGACGACGCCGGCGGCATCGGCCACTACGTCGCCATTTTTTCCGACATCACTGAACGCAAGCAAGCCGAGGACCGCATCCAGTTCCTCGCCCATTACGACGAGCTGACGCAGCTGCCCAACCGCAACCTGACCCGCGACCGCATACAACAAGCCTTGCTCGCCGCCGACCGGGGCGACACCAATATGGCGGTGCTGTTCCTCGACCTGGACCGTTTCAAATTCATCAACGACTCGCTCGGCCACCACGTCGGCGACGGCTTGCTGCAGGAAGTGGCCAAGCGGGTGAGCGGCTGCCTGCGGGAAGTGGACACCGTGGGCCGCCTGGGCGGCGACGAATTCCTGGTGGTATTGCCGGAAACGGACGGCGACGGCGCCGCCCACGTGGCGCAAAAAATACTCGACACGCTGGCGGACAGCGCCATGATCGACGGGCACCCGCTGACCATATCCTCCAGCATCGGCGTGGCGATATACCCCCTGGACGGCACCGACATCGTCACGTTAATGAAAAACGCCGACTCGGCCATGTACCACGCCAAACAGGCCGGCCGCGGCGCGTACCAGTTCTTCAACGAGGAGATGAACGCCGCCGCCCACGAGCGTCTGCACCTGGAGAACGGCCTGCGCGGCGCGTTGGAGCGGGGCGAGCTGGAGCTTTACTACCAACCCAAAGTGGACATCAAGCAGCGCCGCGTCGTCGGTTGCGAAGCGCTGCTGCGCTGGAACCATCCGAAGCTGGGCATCGTCTCGCCGGTGCGCTTCATCCCGGTGGCGGAGGAATGCGGCCTAATCGTCCCCATCGGCGACTGGGCCCTGCGGGAAGCCTGCCGGCAGATGCTGGAATTCCAACGCAGCAGCGGTCAAAACCTGGTCGTGGCGGTCAACGTTTCGGCATTGCAATTCACCCAGCGCAACTTCGTCGACAGCGTGCGCCAGGCGCTGGACGAAACCGGCCTAACGCCCCAATGCTTGGAGCTGGAACTCACCGAAAGCGCGTTGATGAAGGACACCGACGGCGCCCTGGACACCCTCAAGGCGTTGAGCGATATGGGCGTCAGACTGGCGGTGGACGATTTCGGCACGGGCTATTCGTCCCTGAGCTATTTGAAGCGTTTTCCCATCAACTGCCTTAAAATCGACAAAGGTTTTGTACGCGACCTGGAAACGGACGTGGACGACGCCGCCATCGTCAATGCGGTCATCAACCTGGCGCACAGCCTGCGTTTGACCGTGGTGGGCGAGGGCGTGGAAACCGAAGGGCAGCTGCAATTCCTCCTGGAAAGAGGCTGCGAAGAAGCCCAAGGCTTTTATTTCGACCAACCGTTACGGGCCGAAGCGTTCCAAACCGTCTTGCGCAACACGCCGCCGGCCGCGACGGCATAA
- a CDS encoding PhoH family protein, which produces MNIAAVANEKKLFVLDTNVLMHDPTAIFRFKEHDIFIPMVVLEELDKAKKGLSELSRNVRQVSRFLDDLIQHMDLAAIRDGIPLASAEYAARIDSSSAGRLFLQVHPLDASLPQGMTGNMPDNSILSAALALAKERPDTLVIVVSKDINLRIKAAALEIRAEDYHNDQVLEDVNLLYSGAYELPEDFWSSHSLRGEKWQENGRNFFRVSGPLVPQWSPCEFVYQATQPGFEAVVRSVVGDVAVLELARDFREGGLNAWGVHARNREQNFAFNVLTDPDIDFVTLLGTAGTGKTLLALAAGLGQTLDDKRYREIIMTRETIPIGEDIGFLPGTEEEKMGPWMGALLDNLELLAAREESGGSWEKAATQDVLLKRVKVRSLNFMRGRTFLDRYIILDEAQNLTPKQMKTLVTRAGPGTKIICIGNIGQIDSPYLTGTTSGLTYAVDRFRPWPHAAHITLKRGERSRLADFASENL; this is translated from the coding sequence GTGAATATCGCGGCCGTTGCCAACGAAAAAAAGCTGTTCGTGCTGGACACCAACGTGCTCATGCACGATCCCACGGCCATCTTCCGCTTCAAGGAACACGACATCTTCATCCCCATGGTGGTGTTGGAGGAGTTGGACAAAGCCAAGAAAGGCCTGTCGGAACTGTCCCGCAACGTGCGCCAAGTGAGCCGTTTTCTGGACGACCTGATCCAGCACATGGACCTGGCCGCCATTCGCGACGGCATTCCGCTGGCGAGCGCCGAGTACGCCGCCCGCATCGACAGCAGCAGCGCCGGCCGGCTCTTCCTACAGGTGCATCCGCTGGACGCCAGCCTGCCGCAAGGCATGACCGGCAACATGCCGGACAACTCCATCCTCAGCGCCGCCCTGGCCTTGGCCAAGGAGCGGCCCGACACCCTGGTGATCGTGGTGTCCAAGGACATCAACCTGCGCATCAAGGCGGCGGCGCTGGAGATAAGGGCGGAGGACTACCACAACGACCAAGTACTGGAAGACGTCAACCTGCTGTATAGCGGGGCTTACGAACTGCCGGAGGACTTCTGGAGCAGCCACAGCCTCCGAGGCGAAAAGTGGCAGGAAAACGGCCGCAATTTTTTCCGCGTGAGCGGTCCGCTGGTCCCGCAATGGAGCCCTTGCGAGTTCGTTTACCAGGCGACCCAGCCGGGTTTCGAAGCCGTGGTGCGCTCGGTGGTGGGCGACGTGGCGGTGCTGGAACTGGCGCGAGACTTCCGCGAGGGCGGCCTGAACGCCTGGGGCGTGCACGCCCGCAACCGGGAGCAAAATTTCGCCTTCAACGTGCTGACCGATCCGGACATCGATTTCGTCACCCTGCTGGGCACCGCCGGCACCGGCAAAACGCTGCTGGCCCTGGCCGCCGGACTGGGCCAGACCCTGGACGACAAGCGCTACCGGGAAATCATCATGACCCGCGAAACCATCCCCATCGGCGAGGACATCGGCTTCCTGCCCGGCACCGAGGAGGAAAAAATGGGACCGTGGATGGGCGCCCTGCTGGACAACCTGGAGTTGCTGGCCGCCCGCGAGGAAAGCGGCGGCAGCTGGGAAAAAGCCGCCACCCAGGACGTGCTGCTCAAGCGGGTGAAAGTGCGCTCCCTCAACTTCATGCGCGGCCGCACCTTCCTCGACCGCTACATCATCCTGGACGAGGCGCAGAACCTCACCCCCAAGCAAATGAAAACCCTGGTGACCCGCGCCGGCCCCGGCACCAAGATCATCTGCATCGGCAATATCGGCCAAATCGATTCGCCCTACCTGACCGGCACCACCTCGGGCCTCACCTACGCGGTGGATCGCTTCAGGCCCTGGCCGCACGCCGCCCACATCACCCTCAAGCGGGGCGAACGCTCGCGCCTGGCGGATTTCGCCTCGGAAAATTTATAG
- a CDS encoding YicC/YloC family endoribonuclease yields MTGFALEATEAGGFALSWEIRTVNHRYLDVSLRLPEAFRFLEGDLRNRVGGAVKRGKVDCILQCRRQAGGVGEIKVNQALVQSVIRAADGIQGLMAQPAPYSALDVLRWPGVLGEAENEPESLRQPIENLLDQALAALVTARAREGRQLAEQIQSRCVLMRQQAEAAKIRLPQVLQGLRERLVARLAEFSVNADPGRLEQELVFLAQKLDVAEELDRLAEHLDEVERVLRAKEPIGRRLDFLMQELNREANTLGSKSADTETTRASVEMKVLIEQMREQVQNIE; encoded by the coding sequence ATGACGGGATTTGCCCTCGAAGCAACCGAAGCCGGCGGATTCGCTCTGAGCTGGGAAATTCGCACGGTCAATCATCGCTACTTGGACGTGTCCCTGCGCTTGCCGGAAGCCTTCCGCTTCCTGGAAGGCGACCTGCGCAACCGGGTGGGCGGAGCGGTCAAGCGGGGCAAGGTGGACTGCATCCTGCAATGCCGGCGCCAGGCCGGCGGCGTCGGCGAGATCAAGGTCAACCAGGCGCTGGTGCAGAGCGTTATCCGCGCCGCCGACGGCATCCAAGGCCTGATGGCGCAGCCCGCCCCCTATAGCGCCCTGGACGTGTTGCGCTGGCCCGGCGTGCTGGGCGAGGCGGAAAACGAGCCGGAAAGCCTGCGCCAACCCATCGAAAACTTGCTGGATCAAGCCTTGGCCGCGCTGGTGACGGCGCGCGCGCGGGAAGGCCGGCAGTTGGCCGAGCAAATCCAATCCCGTTGCGTCCTCATGCGGCAACAGGCCGAAGCCGCCAAGATCCGCTTGCCGCAAGTGTTGCAGGGCTTGCGCGAACGCCTCGTCGCCCGTTTGGCGGAATTTAGCGTCAACGCCGATCCCGGCCGTTTGGAGCAGGAGCTGGTATTCCTGGCGCAAAAGCTGGATGTGGCGGAAGAGCTGGATCGTTTGGCCGAACACCTGGACGAAGTGGAGCGGGTGCTGCGGGCCAAGGAACCCATCGGCCGCCGCCTGGACTTCCTCATGCAGGAACTCAACCGCGAAGCCAATACCCTGGGCTCCAAATCCGCCGACACGGAAACCACCCGCGCCTCGGTGGAGATGAAAGTGCTGATCGAACAGATGCGGGAGCAAGTACAGAATATCGAGTAA
- a CDS encoding serine/threonine protein kinase — MNHHASPANGLPYLPRGTEIDDYVIERPLGGGGFSLVYLARGAADHRQVAIKEYFPRKLASRAQNHAIVPTDEESARAFSRGLMHFLEEAKVLARLKHPNILDVRSFFQANGSAYLVMSFCYGRILSDYLTEKKGRLSETFLLHLFYALLDGLQAIHAAGLLHLDIKPQNILIRPGGSPLLLDFGAVQPYPNSLTWKPGKVLTKGFSPIEQYSSRHGTIGPWSDIYALGSTMRSCLDGRAPPPSIERLKEDPLQPASAIYAKTYSPPLLQAIDWAMAVEQAKRPQTAAELRYMLPAIQDNGD; from the coding sequence GTGAACCACCACGCTTCGCCCGCCAACGGCCTGCCCTATTTGCCGCGAGGGACCGAAATCGATGATTACGTCATCGAGCGTCCCTTGGGGGGCGGCGGTTTCAGCCTGGTCTATCTGGCCCGCGGCGCGGCCGATCATCGGCAGGTGGCGATCAAGGAATATTTTCCCCGCAAGCTGGCCAGCCGGGCCCAGAACCACGCCATCGTCCCCACCGACGAGGAATCCGCCCGGGCGTTTTCCCGCGGCCTCATGCACTTTTTGGAAGAAGCCAAAGTGCTGGCCCGACTCAAGCATCCCAATATTTTGGACGTGCGGAGTTTCTTCCAGGCCAACGGCTCGGCCTATTTGGTGATGAGTTTCTGCTACGGCCGCATCCTTTCCGACTATCTCACGGAAAAAAAGGGCCGCCTGAGCGAAACGTTTTTGCTGCATTTGTTCTACGCCCTGCTCGACGGCCTTCAGGCCATCCACGCTGCCGGCCTGCTGCACCTGGACATCAAGCCGCAAAACATTCTCATCCGCCCCGGCGGCAGCCCGCTGCTGCTGGATTTCGGCGCCGTGCAGCCCTATCCCAACTCCCTCACCTGGAAACCGGGCAAGGTACTGACCAAGGGGTTTTCGCCCATCGAGCAATACAGCTCGCGCCACGGCACCATCGGGCCGTGGAGCGACATTTACGCCCTCGGCTCCACCATGCGCAGCTGCCTGGACGGCCGGGCGCCGCCGCCGTCCATCGAACGGCTCAAGGAAGACCCATTGCAACCGGCGTCCGCCATCTACGCGAAAACCTACTCCCCTCCCCTGCTGCAGGCCATCGACTGGGCCATGGCGGTGGAACAAGCCAAGCGCCCGCAAACGGCGGCGGAGCTGCGCTACATGCTGCCCGCCATCCAGGACAACGGGGACTAG
- the rph gene encoding ribonuclease PH yields the protein MRPSGRQPDQLRNITLTCHYTKHAEGSVQVEFGDTRVICTASVDERVPGFLKGKGSGWITAEYGMLPRSTHSRMDREAARGKQAGRTQEIQRLIGRSLRAAVDLTALGERTITIDCDVIQADGGTRTAAITGGFVALCLAVDKLIKNRKIKASPVHGQIASVSVGIHQGVPVLDLDYAEDGSAETDMNVVMNDAGAFVEVQGTAEGHAFRRDELNAMLDLADKGITELMAKQREALDAARKG from the coding sequence ATGAGACCCAGCGGACGCCAACCGGATCAGCTGCGCAACATCACGCTGACCTGCCACTACACCAAACACGCCGAAGGGTCGGTGCAAGTGGAATTCGGCGACACCCGCGTCATCTGCACCGCCAGCGTCGACGAACGCGTGCCGGGCTTCCTCAAGGGCAAGGGCAGCGGCTGGATCACGGCGGAATACGGCATGCTGCCCCGCTCCACCCACTCGCGCATGGACCGCGAGGCCGCGCGCGGCAAACAAGCCGGCCGCACCCAGGAAATCCAGCGGCTGATCGGCCGCTCCCTGCGCGCCGCGGTGGACCTGACCGCCCTGGGCGAGCGCACCATCACCATCGACTGCGACGTGATCCAGGCCGACGGCGGCACTCGCACCGCCGCCATCACCGGCGGCTTCGTCGCCCTGTGCCTGGCGGTGGACAAGCTCATCAAAAACCGCAAGATCAAGGCCAGTCCGGTGCACGGCCAGATCGCCTCGGTGTCCGTTGGCATCCACCAGGGCGTGCCGGTGCTGGACTTGGACTACGCCGAGGACGGCTCCGCCGAAACCGACATGAACGTGGTGATGAACGACGCCGGCGCCTTCGTGGAAGTACAGGGCACCGCCGAGGGCCACGCTTTCCGCCGCGACGAACTGAACGCCATGCTGGACCTGGCCGACAAGGGCATCACCGAGCTCATGGCCAAGCAGCGCGAAGCCCTCGACGCCGCCCGCAAAGGCTAG
- the rnd gene encoding ribonuclease D → MSAQSAAKPLFIDTAASLNAFCQSIAGCTWLAMDTEFLRDKSYYPQFCLLQIAADGHVACIDPQALPDLGPLLDILYDPKVTKVLHAARQDMEIFHQRYGRLPAPVFDTQIAAPLLGYADQIGYAGLVQELLGKQLEKGHSRTDWSQRPLSADQLKYAADDVIYLARLYPELCNRLEALGRLDWLSSDFQALCDPALYENPPENAWMRLSGAFKLKGAALSVLQAVAAWRERTAQKENQPRGWVLKDDVLFDLARLQPKGMEQLQTLRAIGDRTLKRHGDELCALVRHAVAQPPQPLALKARSAPATPEREALLDVLGAVVRLLAERHTLNPAVVAGRKDLEALVAGEQNCKLREGWRHHLVGAELEALLRGEHDLRVVAGRLRLEPRPPG, encoded by the coding sequence ATGTCCGCCCAATCCGCAGCCAAACCTTTGTTCATCGACACCGCCGCATCCCTGAATGCGTTTTGCCAATCCATCGCGGGCTGTACTTGGCTGGCCATGGATACCGAGTTCCTGCGCGACAAGAGCTACTATCCGCAGTTCTGCTTGCTGCAAATCGCCGCCGACGGCCACGTGGCCTGCATCGATCCCCAGGCTTTGCCGGACCTGGGGCCGCTGCTGGACATCCTGTACGATCCCAAAGTCACCAAAGTGCTGCACGCGGCCCGCCAGGACATGGAGATTTTTCACCAGCGCTACGGCCGTTTGCCCGCGCCGGTGTTCGACACGCAGATCGCCGCGCCCTTGCTGGGCTATGCCGACCAGATCGGTTACGCCGGTTTGGTGCAGGAGCTGCTGGGCAAGCAGCTGGAAAAAGGCCATTCCCGCACGGATTGGTCGCAGCGGCCGTTAAGCGCCGATCAGCTGAAATACGCGGCGGATGACGTCATCTACTTGGCCCGTTTGTACCCGGAGTTGTGCAATCGGCTGGAAGCCCTGGGACGCTTGGACTGGCTGTCCAGCGACTTTCAAGCGCTATGCGACCCGGCGCTGTACGAGAATCCGCCGGAAAACGCCTGGATGCGTTTGAGCGGCGCGTTCAAGCTGAAAGGCGCGGCGTTGTCCGTGCTGCAGGCCGTCGCTGCTTGGCGGGAGCGCACCGCGCAGAAAGAAAACCAGCCGCGCGGCTGGGTGTTGAAGGACGATGTGTTGTTCGACCTGGCCCGCTTGCAGCCCAAAGGCATGGAGCAGCTGCAAACCCTGCGCGCCATCGGCGACCGTACCCTCAAACGCCACGGCGACGAGCTCTGCGCCCTGGTGCGCCACGCCGTCGCCCAGCCGCCGCAACCCTTGGCGCTCAAAGCCCGTTCGGCGCCGGCTACGCCGGAGCGGGAGGCGCTGCTGGACGTGTTGGGCGCCGTGGTGCGGCTGCTGGCCGAGCGCCATACCCTCAACCCGGCGGTGGTGGCCGGCCGCAAGGATTTGGAGGCCTTGGTCGCCGGCGAGCAAAACTGCAAGCTGCGGGAGGGCTGGCGCCACCACCTGGTGGGGGCCGAGCTGGAGGCGCTGCTGCGCGGCGAGCACGATTTGCGCGTGGTGGCCGGCCGCTTGCGCCTGGAACCGCGTCCTCCCGGCTAA
- a CDS encoding DUF599 domain-containing protein → MFDTVLLNIVAVCWFLLAWAGYTVYARRKARTTDCLYTAVDKYARRWMEQITRREVRIADATALATLERNITFFATSTVLILGGLLTILGSQQKAMDVLASIPFAADPTPGLWEIKLTLLIVAFVYAFFTFTWAMRQMTFVTMMVGGNPLPQESEEERKRFADSTAQVLVLGSSAFNYGLRTYYFCLGALAWFIHPLLFMAATVWVVWVLYRREFKSDALLAMLHRLD, encoded by the coding sequence ATGTTCGATACCGTTTTGCTCAACATCGTCGCGGTGTGCTGGTTCCTGCTCGCCTGGGCCGGCTATACCGTCTACGCCCGCCGCAAGGCCCGCACCACCGACTGCCTGTACACCGCCGTGGACAAATACGCGCGGCGCTGGATGGAGCAAATCACCCGGCGCGAAGTGCGCATCGCCGACGCCACGGCGCTGGCCACCCTGGAGCGCAACATCACCTTCTTCGCCACCAGCACCGTGCTGATCCTGGGCGGACTGCTGACCATCCTCGGCTCGCAGCAAAAAGCCATGGACGTGCTGGCCAGCATTCCGTTCGCGGCGGACCCCACGCCGGGCCTATGGGAAATCAAGCTGACCCTGCTGATCGTCGCCTTCGTCTACGCCTTCTTCACCTTCACCTGGGCCATGCGCCAAATGACCTTCGTCACCATGATGGTGGGCGGCAATCCGCTGCCGCAGGAATCGGAGGAAGAACGCAAACGCTTCGCCGACAGCACCGCGCAAGTGCTGGTGCTGGGCAGCTCCGCCTTCAACTACGGCCTGCGCACCTACTATTTCTGCCTGGGCGCCCTGGCCTGGTTCATCCACCCCCTGCTGTTCATGGCCGCCACGGTGTGGGTGGTGTGGGTGTTGTACCGGCGCGAATTCAAGTCCGACGCCTTGTTGGCGATGCTGCACCGCTTGGATTAA